The Enteractinococcus fodinae genome has a segment encoding these proteins:
- a CDS encoding PaaI family thioesterase, translating to MTSVDFVDAIALAKHRQNFEETEHTRAYREMLAAVRGFQNAVVQANPSPEQLEQMTTSLQQMQAMLEAQALPEVERWYGRGGGRDGKLQLVTPQLIFEEVEDDRIHAHTTAGEFYIGMNGAMHGGIVATIFDALLGRMAAGTQGRVCRTAYLTTEYKAITPLNQRLDLVAKVESVERRKRFVTGQLWHGDTLCATADALFIEMLPGQQ from the coding sequence ATGACTTCTGTGGATTTTGTAGATGCAATTGCGCTGGCGAAACATCGCCAGAATTTTGAGGAGACGGAGCATACGCGGGCATATCGTGAGATGCTGGCCGCGGTGCGTGGATTTCAAAACGCAGTGGTGCAGGCCAATCCCAGCCCAGAGCAGCTGGAGCAGATGACAACCTCGCTGCAACAGATGCAGGCGATGTTGGAAGCCCAGGCGCTACCGGAGGTCGAACGTTGGTACGGCCGAGGTGGGGGTCGTGATGGCAAGTTGCAGCTGGTTACCCCGCAGTTGATCTTTGAAGAAGTGGAAGACGATCGCATTCACGCTCACACGACCGCAGGTGAATTTTACATTGGCATGAACGGTGCCATGCACGGTGGGATCGTCGCAACAATTTTTGATGCACTGCTGGGGCGGATGGCCGCGGGCACGCAGGGGCGGGTGTGCCGCACGGCTTACTTGACCACAGAGTACAAAGCGATCACCCCACTAAATCAACGGTTGGACCTGGTCGCAAAAGTTGAGTCCGTAGAGCGTCGGAAGCGGTTTGTGACCGGGCAGCTATGGCATGGTGACACCTTGTGTGCCACAGCTGATGCGTTGTTCATTGAAATGCTGCCTGGGCAGCAGTAA
- a CDS encoding oxidoreductase → MATWFITGCSTGFGRALAQQVLAAGHTAVITARNVEAVTDLAEEYPDTAVALALDVTDDQQIATTVETARERLGDIDVLVNNAGYGYRSAVEEGEDEVIRPMFETNYFGAVKLINAVLPSMRARRAGMIINLSSIAGQVSPAGMGYYAATKAALEATSEALMREVRSLGIRVSVVQPGPFRTDFAGRSLYQSQAPIDDYAETAGKIREENNSVDGTQAGDPVKAAQAIMNLAELDKPPLRLPLGQLATDLAQKDLQRQLDYLRKWEHLGRDTDFD, encoded by the coding sequence ATGGCCACATGGTTCATTACCGGATGCTCGACGGGCTTCGGCCGTGCCTTGGCACAACAGGTCCTGGCAGCTGGTCACACTGCTGTCATCACCGCCCGCAACGTGGAAGCCGTGACAGATCTTGCAGAAGAATATCCCGATACTGCTGTAGCGCTTGCGCTCGATGTCACTGATGACCAGCAGATTGCCACGACCGTCGAAACCGCTCGGGAACGTCTTGGTGACATTGACGTGCTCGTGAATAATGCCGGCTACGGTTATCGGTCAGCCGTCGAAGAAGGTGAAGACGAGGTCATCCGGCCGATGTTTGAGACCAATTATTTTGGCGCCGTGAAGCTGATCAACGCCGTCTTACCATCGATGCGAGCCCGCAGAGCGGGGATGATCATTAATCTCTCTTCGATCGCCGGTCAGGTGAGCCCCGCTGGTATGGGTTATTATGCGGCGACTAAAGCGGCTTTGGAAGCTACTTCGGAAGCTCTGATGCGAGAGGTTCGTTCTTTGGGCATTCGCGTCTCGGTTGTCCAACCGGGTCCATTCCGCACGGATTTTGCAGGTCGCTCGTTGTACCAGTCTCAGGCGCCGATTGATGACTACGCTGAAACCGCTGGCAAGATCCGCGAAGAAAATAACAGCGTTGATGGCACCCAAGCCGGCGATCCGGTCAAAGCGGCTCAGGCGATTATGAACTTGGCTGAACTAGACAAACCCCCGCTGCGACTGCCGCTGGGGCAGCTAGCTACAGATTTAGCGCAAAAGGATTTGCAACGCCAGCTGGATTATTTAAGGAAATGGGAGCATCTAGGACGCGACACCGATTTTGATTAA
- a CDS encoding CaiB/BaiF CoA transferase family protein — protein sequence MVGLNETTNPTGPLAGVVVADFSRVLAGPYATVILADLGATVIKVEGPQGDDTRSWMPPAYEGVASYYQSVNRNKHAITLDFKDAEDLEVAKQIAAKADVFIHNFKPGSIDKFGLGYEAVRELNPSIIYTHISGFGTQEGGRDLPGYDILVQGMSGLMDMNGDPDGPPVRSGVSLFDLTAGMMTAVGISSALRHREVTGEGQLLENNLLSNAIFTMINQYQVATTTDTVPTRLGKEHGTIYPYNQFPTADGDLIVVAANNGQFRRLCTVLGLEELAEDERFNTPEKRNVNRNELRPCIERALSRQGKQEWYRELSAAGLPVAPVQNVLEGYEMASELGLEPLWTTGKEGDLPTVRNSLSFSATPASYRKAPPAMNEDSEAIRAWLAEEQ from the coding sequence GTGGTGGGCTTAAACGAAACTACGAATCCAACTGGACCGCTTGCGGGCGTTGTCGTGGCAGACTTTTCCCGGGTCTTGGCCGGTCCGTATGCAACGGTGATTCTGGCGGACCTCGGGGCAACCGTGATCAAGGTCGAGGGTCCGCAGGGTGACGACACCAGAAGCTGGATGCCACCAGCGTATGAAGGCGTGGCCAGTTACTATCAGTCGGTCAACCGCAATAAGCACGCGATTACCTTAGACTTCAAGGACGCCGAGGATCTTGAGGTCGCAAAACAAATCGCGGCCAAAGCAGATGTGTTCATCCACAACTTCAAACCCGGCTCGATCGACAAATTTGGACTCGGCTATGAGGCCGTGCGCGAGTTGAACCCCAGCATTATTTACACCCATATCAGTGGGTTCGGCACGCAAGAGGGCGGCCGCGATCTACCCGGCTACGACATCCTGGTTCAGGGGATGTCTGGGCTGATGGACATGAACGGGGACCCCGATGGCCCACCTGTTCGATCAGGGGTTTCGCTGTTCGATCTGACCGCCGGGATGATGACCGCCGTGGGCATTTCAAGTGCGTTGCGGCACCGCGAGGTCACTGGGGAGGGCCAGTTGCTGGAGAATAACTTGTTGTCCAATGCTATCTTCACCATGATCAACCAGTATCAGGTCGCCACGACCACGGACACGGTGCCGACTCGGTTAGGGAAAGAACACGGGACGATCTATCCGTATAACCAGTTTCCCACCGCTGATGGCGACCTTATTGTCGTGGCCGCAAATAACGGCCAGTTCCGTCGATTGTGTACGGTGCTGGGACTCGAAGAGCTCGCCGAGGATGAGCGCTTCAACACGCCAGAAAAACGCAACGTCAACCGCAATGAACTGCGTCCTTGCATAGAACGGGCACTGTCACGCCAAGGCAAACAGGAATGGTACCGCGAGCTGTCCGCAGCCGGGTTACCGGTGGCGCCAGTACAAAATGTGCTGGAAGGCTACGAGATGGCCTCGGAACTCGGACTGGAACCGTTATGGACCACCGGTAAAGAAGGGGACCTTCCGACAGTCCGGAACTCGCTGTCCTTCAGCGCGACACCGGCCTCGTATCGCAAAGCTCCTCCAGCCATGAACGAGGATTCAGAAGCAATCCGCGCGTGGCTCGCCGAAGAACAGTAG
- a CDS encoding class I adenylate-forming enzyme family protein produces the protein MSTVEKGQTMQYYYPPGMPRTLDYVEATVPDLLISAAHRYGDRIAVVDGEETLSYRQLLVNAQSVASDLQAHGVGTGDTVGLHLPNNLHFFTAYYGALLTGAAITPVNPLQPPVALARQLTETQAKAVITHAAHAEPLAEVVETLPLARIIAIQEDDETQLPSFGKTPMVQLAELLAQPKPDFVPAEVSTHDVAHLAFTGGTTGDPKGVRVLHRNVIANVTQMCAWRFASFIVPDPQTVLALEPTPLREINPIIPGEAATVQVPPLFHAQGLVNCASFLIAGITIVLQRRFNAETFFRDVQAWDVQYVSGNPPMYLALADHGRKTGAVLPSIRVAVSGAAPMTDAAAKKVATVLPNAKIIEGYGLTEASCLATASPLTDDSITKLGSVGLPVADTTIEIRDTDGRTVLGDNEEGELWIRGPQVTDGYSNAPEQTAEQFVDGWLKTGDIGMRDSTGFIWIRDRAKDMLTYKGYNVYPKELEQVAAEHPGVAEVSVVGREVDDVGEVPVAFVVANEGYEDAAQDILRFVADRVLPYQKIRELHFVEKLPTSDAGKVLKREIRSLLEQQGETINS, from the coding sequence ATGAGTACAGTCGAGAAGGGACAGACTATGCAGTACTACTACCCGCCGGGTATGCCACGAACATTGGATTACGTGGAGGCGACCGTACCTGATCTGCTGATTTCAGCAGCTCATCGGTACGGTGATCGAATTGCTGTCGTTGATGGCGAGGAAACGCTGAGCTACCGGCAGCTATTAGTCAATGCGCAGTCTGTCGCTTCCGACTTACAAGCACACGGGGTGGGCACCGGCGATACCGTGGGGCTACATTTGCCGAATAACCTGCATTTCTTCACGGCCTATTATGGGGCACTCCTCACTGGTGCCGCTATTACACCGGTCAACCCGCTACAGCCGCCGGTGGCCCTAGCACGGCAGTTGACCGAGACCCAGGCGAAAGCTGTCATTACCCATGCGGCGCACGCTGAACCACTGGCAGAAGTGGTCGAGACGCTACCACTGGCACGGATCATCGCGATACAAGAAGATGACGAGACCCAGCTTCCGTCATTCGGCAAGACTCCGATGGTTCAACTTGCCGAACTGTTGGCACAACCCAAGCCGGATTTCGTGCCAGCTGAGGTCTCGACCCATGATGTGGCACACTTGGCCTTTACCGGAGGAACCACGGGAGATCCCAAAGGGGTGCGGGTCCTGCATCGCAACGTGATAGCCAACGTGACACAGATGTGCGCGTGGCGATTCGCGTCATTTATCGTTCCTGACCCACAGACCGTTCTTGCCCTCGAGCCCACACCGCTTCGTGAGATCAACCCGATCATCCCGGGGGAGGCCGCCACCGTTCAGGTTCCGCCGCTGTTTCACGCTCAGGGACTCGTCAACTGCGCGTCCTTTTTGATCGCTGGCATCACCATCGTTTTACAGCGCCGGTTTAACGCAGAAACATTTTTCCGGGACGTGCAAGCGTGGGATGTGCAGTACGTATCGGGCAACCCACCGATGTATCTTGCGCTGGCAGACCACGGCAGAAAAACCGGTGCCGTGCTCCCGAGCATCCGCGTCGCTGTGTCAGGGGCGGCCCCGATGACCGACGCGGCAGCAAAGAAAGTCGCGACCGTGCTGCCCAATGCCAAGATCATCGAGGGCTATGGATTAACCGAAGCTTCGTGTTTGGCCACCGCTTCGCCGTTGACCGATGACAGCATCACCAAGCTTGGCAGCGTCGGGCTACCTGTTGCTGATACCACCATCGAGATTCGCGATACCGATGGCAGAACTGTACTCGGGGACAACGAAGAAGGTGAGCTGTGGATCCGCGGCCCGCAAGTCACCGACGGGTACAGTAACGCCCCTGAACAAACTGCTGAGCAGTTCGTCGATGGTTGGCTCAAAACCGGCGATATCGGGATGCGTGATTCGACCGGTTTCATTTGGATCCGCGACCGGGCCAAGGACATGCTCACCTATAAGGGCTACAACGTGTACCCGAAAGAGCTGGAACAAGTTGCTGCGGAACATCCTGGGGTCGCTGAAGTCAGTGTCGTCGGGCGCGAAGTAGACGATGTGGGTGAAGTTCCCGTGGCCTTTGTGGTCGCCAATGAAGGCTACGAAGATGCCGCACAGGACATTTTAAGATTCGTTGCGGATAGAGTGCTGCCGTATCAGAAAATTCGTGAGCTGCATTTCGTCGAGAAACTTCCAACGTCTGATGCTGGCAAGGTTCTCAAACGAGAAATACGGAGCCTGTTGGAACAACAAGGCGAAACGATCAACAGCTAG
- a CDS encoding crotonase/enoyl-CoA hydratase family protein — MVENRAADREVLTEVQGSVLVITLNRPEAKNAATAAMAEQMAEIIDDFEANDELFVAVITGAGQTFCSGMDLKAFVRGERPSIPGRGFLALTQRPPTKPVIAAVEGYALAGGFETMLACDLVVASEAAKFGIPEVKRGLAAAAGGLLELPKRTHRAVAMEMALTGDIYEAEFGYRHGFVNRLTAAGEALEEAIKLANAIAANGPLAVKASKRIITESPGWSEDEKFDKQAEITGPVFASEDAKEGATAFAEKRAPQWAGR; from the coding sequence ATGGTGGAAAACCGCGCAGCTGACCGAGAAGTACTCACCGAGGTCCAGGGATCAGTCCTGGTCATCACCTTGAACCGACCGGAAGCCAAAAACGCTGCCACGGCAGCCATGGCTGAACAGATGGCAGAAATCATTGACGATTTCGAAGCCAACGACGAGCTGTTCGTCGCGGTCATCACCGGTGCTGGCCAAACCTTCTGCTCCGGCATGGACCTGAAAGCCTTCGTACGTGGTGAGCGCCCATCGATTCCAGGACGAGGTTTCCTGGCACTGACCCAACGCCCACCGACCAAGCCCGTCATTGCTGCCGTGGAAGGCTACGCGCTAGCTGGTGGATTCGAAACCATGCTGGCGTGTGACTTAGTGGTCGCTTCTGAAGCAGCAAAATTCGGGATCCCTGAGGTTAAGCGCGGTCTTGCCGCTGCCGCAGGGGGACTGTTGGAGCTTCCGAAGCGCACACACCGGGCTGTCGCGATGGAGATGGCCCTGACCGGTGACATCTACGAGGCGGAATTTGGCTACCGGCACGGCTTCGTGAACCGGCTGACCGCCGCAGGTGAAGCCCTGGAGGAAGCGATTAAGCTGGCCAATGCCATTGCCGCCAACGGACCACTTGCGGTGAAAGCTTCCAAGCGAATCATCACAGAATCTCCAGGCTGGTCGGAGGACGAGAAGTTCGACAAGCAGGCGGAAATCACTGGTCCGGTCTTCGCTTCTGAAGACGCGAAAGAAGGCGCTACCGCATTTGCGGAAAAACGCGCGCCCCAATGGGCCGGGCGCTAA